The sequence CTACGACCCGTCGCTCAAGAAGGCGCGCAGGGCGCTGCTGGCCTCCCACGGGGTGTTCATCGTCGAGGGCGACATCAACGACGGCCGCCTCCTGGCCAAGCTCTTCGACGTCGTGCCATTCACCCACGTGCTCCACCTCGCTGCGCAGGCCGGCGTGCGCTACGCCATGCAGAACCCGGCGTCGTACGTGCACTCCAACATCGCGGGGCTCGTCACGCTCCTCGAGGCCTGCAAGGACGCCGACCCGCAACCGGCCATCGTCtgggcctcctcctcctccgtctACGGCCTCAACGACAAGGTCCCCTTCTCCGAGCGCGACCGCACCGACCAGCCGGCCTCGCTCTACGCGGCCACCAAGAAGGCCGGCGAGGAGATCACGCACACGTACAACCATATCTACGGCCTATCCATCACCGGCCTCCGCTTCTTCACCGTGTACGGGCCCTGGGGCCGCCCCGACATGGCCTACTTCTCCTTCACCCGCAACatcctgcaggggaaacccatcaCGGTGTACCGCGGCAAGGACCGCGTCGACCTGGCCCGCGACTTCACCTACATCGACGACATTGTCAAGGGCTGCCTCGGCTCCCTGGACACGGCCGGCAAGAGCACCGGCACCGGCGGCAAGAAGCGCGGGCCGGCGCCCTACAGGATCTTCAACCTCGGCAACACCGCGCCCGTCACGGTGCCTAACCTGGTGTCCATCCTGGAGAAGCACCTCCGCGTCAAGGCCAAGAAGAACGTGGTCGAGATGCCCGGCAATGGCGACGTGCCCTTCACCCACGCCAACATCACCCTCGCCAGGCAGCAGCTCGGGTACAAGCCCACCACCAACCTCGATGTCGGCCTCAAGAAGTTCGTCAAGTGGTACCAGTCCTACTACGGCTACACCAGGGGATCCAAGAACTCGCGACAATGATCCATGCTAATTCTTCCTTCTTCCTTTCTCGCTTTGGCCCGGCCGCGGCCACCCACTCTCGGATCAAACATTGACATTCTTATCAGGATTTTTTTGGTGGAAATATGTTATGTTA is a genomic window of Zea mays cultivar B73 chromosome 5, Zm-B73-REFERENCE-NAM-5.0, whole genome shotgun sequence containing:
- the LOC100274751 gene encoding UDP-glucuronate 4-epimerase 1-like, giving the protein MRVLEEDLFPSTPGKVKIERAGAMNRQLHRCFASTSTMFLWALFLVAMTASYLSFQSFVDTSSKYLAASWGGLHWERQIRASAAPRRPPGSAAGAGMSVLVTGAAGFVGTHCSLALRKRGDGVVGVDNFNAYYDPSLKKARRALLASHGVFIVEGDINDGRLLAKLFDVVPFTHVLHLAAQAGVRYAMQNPASYVHSNIAGLVTLLEACKDADPQPAIVWASSSSVYGLNDKVPFSERDRTDQPASLYAATKKAGEEITHTYNHIYGLSITGLRFFTVYGPWGRPDMAYFSFTRNILQGKPITVYRGKDRVDLARDFTYIDDIVKGCLGSLDTAGKSTGTGGKKRGPAPYRIFNLGNTAPVTVPNLVSILEKHLRVKAKKNVVEMPGNGDVPFTHANITLARQQLGYKPTTNLDVGLKKFVKWYQSYYGYTRGSKNSRQ